The Streptomyces sp. 11x1 genomic sequence GGCGACTCCGTCGGTGCGGCTGAGGTGGGGTCGCAGTATCTCGGCGACTTGCAGGGAAGGCCGACCGGCGGGCCGGGCCAGCTGCAGGGCGATGTTCGTGGCGTAGTCCCCGCGCCCGCCGGGCCCCGGTGGGGTGACGACGGCGCGTGCGGGCACGGCCACGCTCAGCTCCCCGTCGTCGACAGCACGACGCACCGCGCGCAGCACGGTACGGGAGAGCTCGACGGGGGTCACGGGGACAAGCGTATGGGAGGAGGGGGGTGGGTATGCGAGCCGGTTTACCTCGGGGTCCGCGATGTGGACGGGCGGGACTTCTGGCGAGGCCGAAGCACAAGGAGCAGGAGTCCGCGGAGACACCTGACGTGTGACGCGTGATGGTGTCGGTGTCAGTGTCAGGTGCCAGATGTCAGGTGTCGCGCCCTCGAATCAACTTCCGGTACGGCCTGCGCGCTGGGCACGCTCGGGTTGGTCGCTCCCGTTGCCCGAGCCGCCAGCCGTGGACCCGGCGGAACCGGTGGAGGAGGGAGCGATGGCAGCGCCGGGGGCGGTGGTGGACGTGGCGGTGCCGGGGCCGAGGGTGGTGGCGGAGGCGACCGGACCGTGGGCCACTACGCCGACCCCGTCAGGCACGGTCACACCGCTCCCGAGCCGCGCTTGCTCGACCAACTGCCTTACCAAGGCGACGAGTTCGCTCGGCTCGAAGGGCTTGGCGAGGAACGCGTCGACGCCGACGTCGAGCCCGGCCTCGACCTCGTGTTGGGTACAGGCGCTGACGATGGCGAGTGGCAGACGTCGTGTGCGCGGGTCGCCGCGGAGCTGGGCGGCGGTACGGAGACCGTCGAGCCGAGGCATGACGACATCGAGGGTGATGAGGTCGGGCCGCACCTGATGAACGACGTCCAGGCATTCGGCACCATCGGCCGCGGTCACCACCTCGAAGCCCTCCAGCTCGAGGTTGACCCTGATCAGCTGCCGGATGACCTTGTTGTCGTCCACAACAAGCACCCGGCCGGACGCGCCTGGCACAACTCGAGAGTAGGTCGACACCCACCGCCGCGTCCGGGTTTTCCCCACTTCCACCCCCTGCGGGCGGTCCCGGACCACTCAACCCCGCTCCCACCCCCACAAAAACCGTTCATGATCTCCCTCGGAGAGCTGGTAGGGTTCTACCCGTCGCCGCCAAACAAGGCGCCCGACACGCCCCCGTAGCTCAGGGGATAGAGCAACGGCCTCCGGAGCCGTGTGCGCAGGTTCGAATCCTGCCGGGGGCACCTTGCATGAGGTGCCCAAAGACCCCGTCACCAGCGGAAACGCTGAGGCCGGGGTCTTCGTGTTTGTGCAGCCGTATGCCGCTCGGAGCGGCTGTATGTCGGACGCTGTGGACTATGTGTGGACTGGCGGCAGGCCAGGAATCCGCAGGTCAGCCCCGGAAAACGCCGAGGCCCCCGGACGGGAGTCCAGGGGCCATCATGCCGCAGGTGTGCGTGAGGAGTGCGTGGATCAGAGCCCGGCGCCGGTCCGGTCCTCCTGGTCGTCATCCTCGCCGAGGAGTTCGGCGATGCGCCGATTGGCGACGTCCTGCCGACCGTCGAGGCACTTGGCGTACCGGCTCAGGAGCACTTCGACGCTGTTGCCCGCGCGCTCCGCGACCTCGGTGGGGTCCACGCCAGCGTTGAGCCAGGAGGAGAGCGCAGCGTGCCGCAGGTCGTACGGCCGAGCGGCCAACGGCGAGGCCACCTGCTCCGGCGTGAGCGCCAGGTGTCGAGCCTCGTCCCAGACGCGCCAATAGGTGGTGGAGGCGATCACTCCCCCGCGCTCGTTGGCGAACATCCGCCCGTCCTTGGCAGGGCCGAACTCCTCGATGTGAGCGAGGAGCATACGGACGAGGCGAGGCGGGATTGGGACGATGCGAGTTTCGTTCGCGGGGCGGTTCTTGAGGCCACGGTTGTCGTGAACTTCCCCGGTTCCGGTCCAGCGCTTTCCAACGGTGGGGCGGGTCTTTTCCAGGATCAGAGAACCCCACCCCGTTTCCGGCAACGTGCAGTCGGGGCGGCGCAGGGCCACGGCTTCCGCCGGCCGAAGCCCACCGAAGTACATGCAGGCGAAGAGCGCGACGAGACGGCGCCCACGGGCCCGGCGATAGCCACCCACGTACGAAACGGCGGCGAGGAGGTCTCGGGCTTGCTGAGGGTTCACCACCACCCGGCGGTCTACTTCCTTGGTGACCTTGGGCAGCTTCCACTTCACCAGCGTGACGGGGTTCTCGGGCAGCTCCCCCAGTTCGACCGCGTAGGCGAGGGCGTTGAAGAGGACTGCTCGCTTGCGCCGCACCGTCTCGGCAGCCGCCGGTTCCCCGGAAAGCCTGAGCTTGAGCGAGTCGAGGACGCGACGGATGTCCGCCGGATTCTTGAGCGTGGCCAGCGGCAGCGAGGCTTTGGCCACCCACCGAAGAGCGTTCGCGATGTCCACCGGAGCCTCGTCCTCGTCCCCGGCCTGGACTACGAAGGCCCAGCCGCGCAGAGCACGCCGCAAGATGTCGTCGGCCGGGCGCCCAGGCCGATCCCCCAGAAGTTCCGTCGTGACGAGGGTCATGGTCTCGTTCAGACTGTCGCGGGAGTTCGGAGCGGCGTGCGGCCACTTCATGGCGACGTACGCCCGCGCGAAGTCGTACCAGGTGCGGGACTCTTTGGCAGGTGCCATGGAGTCCGGCAGCCCGGTTTCCGTGTCGAACGCCTCGCCCTTCTGAGCAGCCCGGAGGAGCTTCGCGCGGAAGTTGTCGGCGAGTGCCTTCGTTCGGAAGGTCTCCGAGAACGGCGGAGCATCAGCGACCTTCCACCGGACGTCGTAGGACGGCGTTTTGTACGGCCGCTTACGGATGCTCCACACCTTCACGTCATGCGACTTCACGCCGCCTCCCCGAGTCCGTGAAGCCACGCGGTGAAGTCGCTCCGCCACACGCGGAGTTCGCCGTTCGGAAGCTTGATCGCTTCCGGAGCCTGCCCCAGCTCACGCCAGCGGTAGAAGGTGCGGCGGGAGACTCCGCCCAGCTCGGAGAGGATCTGTGGGACGGTCATCAGTTCGTCTCGTCGGCGATCCATGCCGAGTCTCCTTCCGTGTCGGGGGTGGCGTCGGGCCGACGCGATGTCGCGAACCAGGTCTCAGCAGCAGTCAGGCCAGTGCCGGCGAACCGCCAGTGCGAGAGAACGAGGACGGTGTCCGGGTCGGGCAGGGGGTGGCCTGCTTCGGCGGCGCGGGCGCGGGTGAGGGCTTCGTTGTGGTCGGCGCGTTCCTGGCGGAGGGCTCCGAGGGTGACGGAGTAGGCGCGGGACTTGGTGGAGAAGTGGCCGCGGAAGCCGAGCATGTGGGCCCACTTGCGTAGGCGCAGGGCTTCGAGTTCGGGGCGGGCGCCGAGGTGCCAGCAGGTGAGGATCAGCTGTCGGGCGTGGTCGGTGACCTGGGCGCCGATGAGGTCGGTGATCGGGTTACGGATGGGGCGGTCGAGGGTGCCGGCGGTCTCGGCGCCCTTGGTGGCGTACTTCGCGATGTACGCGGCGACGGCGCGGCTGGAGAGTTCCGAGGTCCCCGCGAAGTCCGCTGAGCGGATGGGGCGGATGTCGAGCTGTTTGCCGAAGCGGAAGGAGAAGGAGCGTCCGTCGAGGAGGGGGCCAGGGGTCTCGGCGAGGCGGGCCGCCGTGCGGATGGCGTCGGTGAGGAGTTCGGTCGTGGCCCAGGGCGGTGGGGCGTCCCCGGCACCTTCCGGGCCGTCGAGGCGGATCACGGCGTGGAAGTGGACGGCGCCACGCCGCTGGTACTCGGCAACCTTGGCGTAGGAAACCTTGACGCTGTGGCGCAGCGCCGTGCGGGTGATGCCCGCTCGTGAGGCGAGTTGTTGGCGCAGGTAGGTGGTGAAGCGGGCCCAGAGTGCACCGGCGTGTGCGTTCCACAGGACGGCCGCGCGGT encodes the following:
- a CDS encoding tyrosine-type recombinase/integrase, with product MKSHDVKVWSIRKRPYKTPSYDVRWKVADAPPFSETFRTKALADNFRAKLLRAAQKGEAFDTETGLPDSMAPAKESRTWYDFARAYVAMKWPHAAPNSRDSLNETMTLVTTELLGDRPGRPADDILRRALRGWAFVVQAGDEDEAPVDIANALRWVAKASLPLATLKNPADIRRVLDSLKLRLSGEPAAAETVRRKRAVLFNALAYAVELGELPENPVTLVKWKLPKVTKEVDRRVVVNPQQARDLLAAVSYVGGYRRARGRRLVALFACMYFGGLRPAEAVALRRPDCTLPETGWGSLILEKTRPTVGKRWTGTGEVHDNRGLKNRPANETRIVPIPPRLVRMLLAHIEEFGPAKDGRMFANERGGVIASTTYWRVWDEARHLALTPEQVASPLAARPYDLRHAALSSWLNAGVDPTEVAERAGNSVEVLLSRYAKCLDGRQDVANRRIAELLGEDDDQEDRTGAGL
- a CDS encoding AlpA family transcriptional regulator is translated as MDRRRDELMTVPQILSELGGVSRRTFYRWRELGQAPEAIKLPNGELRVWRSDFTAWLHGLGEAA
- a CDS encoding replication initiator; this translates as MRPPAPLGAIRHLAALARYGDLGAYARQIQRLGGCERPVRMEGHRLDVHAATGEIVREITDTDLPAGQLLIRCNNRRATRCAACAEVYRKDTFHLVTAGLSGGKGISPAVAQHPRVFATFTAPSFGPVHNRPTGGRCRCGRAHLEDDPALGTPLDPDRYDYRAAVLWNAHAGALWARFTTYLRQQLASRAGITRTALRHSVKVSYAKVAEYQRRGAVHFHAVIRLDGPEGAGDAPPPWATTELLTDAIRTAARLAETPGPLLDGRSFSFRFGKQLDIRPIRSADFAGTSELSSRAVAAYIAKYATKGAETAGTLDRPIRNPITDLIGAQVTDHARQLILTCWHLGARPELEALRLRKWAHMLGFRGHFSTKSRAYSVTLGALRQERADHNEALTRARAAEAGHPLPDPDTVLVLSHWRFAGTGLTAAETWFATSRRPDATPDTEGDSAWIADETN